A single genomic interval of Natator depressus isolate rNatDep1 chromosome 14, rNatDep2.hap1, whole genome shotgun sequence harbors:
- the C14H6orf136 gene encoding uncharacterized protein C6orf136 homolog isoform X1, protein MYQRSRAVAGRLGPAARCWGPRCRWGGARWGQSESSRCGYRARQQDLVSCCEKAPQALGPPMALKFHLSLVEQQVEAARTFLLPPPGADLVGGTFPSASEQKLSLHELLQGLEQGLPCRPAALSPLEGMEASVTTVDGQREDDITVREGTGLDSASLDSLYSLFYGKPCWMPCQALAPFQATAGTANSAPSGSPGNHDPSMEEHLAVMYEKLQHELPNFFLKVPDYGIYSQDVEFVNEILHLRTRGRAMYQLALTLCRLVAWNYFANMRLEVLKLTQHPENWSIQARWRITGLPFHVLMLRFYKRDKRELYRTYDAYSTFFLDSRGLIRCHQIDKVSAGAGGFAVSGSRARALLRRVLADDPQKQLPQRLILAHLPSLQLMPSQPPVAKVKKLLVAALVGLGLLEHRPSLQLLLSALAGKQQGAPAGYRDS, encoded by the exons ATGTACCAGCGGAGCCGGGCCGTGGCCGGGCGCCTGGGCCCCGCCGCCCGCTGCTGGGGGCCGCGCTGCCGCTGGGGCGGGGCCCGGTGGGGACAGAGCGAGTCCTCGCGCTGCGGCTACCGGGCGCGGCAGCAA GACCTGGTCTCCTGCTGTGAGAAGGCCCCCCAGGCCCTGGGCCCACCCATGGCCCTGAAGTTCCACTTGTCACTGGTGGAGCAGCAGGTGGAAGCTGCCAGGACTTTCCTGTTGCCCCCGCCAGGGGCCGACCTGGTGGGTGGTACTTTCCCAAGTGCATCGGAGCAGAAGCTGAGCCTGCACGAGCTGCTCCAGGGTCTGGAGCAGGGGCTCCCCTGCCGGcctgctgccctctcccctcTGGAGGGCATGGAGGCCTCTGTCACCACAGTGGATGGGCAGCGGGAGGACGATATCACTGTGCGGGAGGGCACTGGCTTGGACAGCGCCTCCCTGGACTCTCTGTACAGCCTGTTTTACGGCAAGCCCTGCTGGATGCCCTGCCAGGCCCTCGCCCCCTTCCAGGCCACTGCTGGCACAGCCAACAGTGCCCCCTCTGGCTCACCCGGGAACCATGACCCCAGCATGGAGGAGCACCTGGCTGTCATGTATGAGAAGCTGCAGCATGAG CTGCCGAATTTCTTCCTGAAGGTACCTGACTACGGGATCTACTCCCAGGACGTGGAGTTTGTCAACGAGATCCTGCACTTGAGAACTCG gggCCGAGCCATGTACCAGCTGGCACTGACCCTGTGCCGCCTCGTGGCCTGGAACTACTTCGCCAACATGCGGCTGGAGGTGCTGAAGCTGACGCAGCACCCTGAGAACTGGAGCATCCAGGCCCGCTGGCGCATCACGGGGCTCCCCTTCCACGTCCTCATGCTGCGCTTCTACAAGAGGGACAAGAGAGAGCTGTACAG GACCTATGACGCCTATTCCACTTTCTTCTTGGACTCCAGAGGGCTGATCCGCTGTCACCAGATAGACAAGGTGAGTGCCGGGGCAGGTGGCTTTGCTGtctctgggagcagagccagggcacTACTGCGCAGGGTCCTGGCAGATGACCCACAAAAACAGCTGCCCCAGCGTTTAATACTTGCTcatctcccctccctgcagctgatGCCGTCCCAGCCGCCTGTGGCCAAGGTGAAGAAGCTGCTGGTGGCTGCCCTGGTTGGCTTGGGCCTGTTGGAGCACAGACCTTCCCTGCAGCTGCTCTTATCTGCCCTGGCTGGCAAACAGCAGGGGGCACCAGCGGGCTACAGGGACAGCTGA
- the C14H6orf136 gene encoding uncharacterized protein C6orf136 homolog isoform X2 translates to MYQRSRAVAGRLGPAARCWGPRCRWGGARWGQSESSRCGYRARQQDLVSCCEKAPQALGPPMALKFHLSLVEQQVEAARTFLLPPPGADLVGGTFPSASEQKLSLHELLQGLEQGLPCRPAALSPLEGMEASVTTVDGQREDDITVREGTGLDSASLDSLYSLFYGKPCWMPCQALAPFQATAGTANSAPSGSPGNHDPSMEEHLAVMYEKLQHELPNFFLKVPDYGIYSQDVEFVNEILHLRTRGRAMYQLALTLCRLVAWNYFANMRLEVLKLTQHPENWSIQARWRITGLPFHVLMLRFYKRDKRELYRTYDAYSTFFLDSRGLIRCHQIDKLMPSQPPVAKVKKLLVAALVGLGLLEHRPSLQLLLSALAGKQQGAPAGYRDS, encoded by the exons ATGTACCAGCGGAGCCGGGCCGTGGCCGGGCGCCTGGGCCCCGCCGCCCGCTGCTGGGGGCCGCGCTGCCGCTGGGGCGGGGCCCGGTGGGGACAGAGCGAGTCCTCGCGCTGCGGCTACCGGGCGCGGCAGCAA GACCTGGTCTCCTGCTGTGAGAAGGCCCCCCAGGCCCTGGGCCCACCCATGGCCCTGAAGTTCCACTTGTCACTGGTGGAGCAGCAGGTGGAAGCTGCCAGGACTTTCCTGTTGCCCCCGCCAGGGGCCGACCTGGTGGGTGGTACTTTCCCAAGTGCATCGGAGCAGAAGCTGAGCCTGCACGAGCTGCTCCAGGGTCTGGAGCAGGGGCTCCCCTGCCGGcctgctgccctctcccctcTGGAGGGCATGGAGGCCTCTGTCACCACAGTGGATGGGCAGCGGGAGGACGATATCACTGTGCGGGAGGGCACTGGCTTGGACAGCGCCTCCCTGGACTCTCTGTACAGCCTGTTTTACGGCAAGCCCTGCTGGATGCCCTGCCAGGCCCTCGCCCCCTTCCAGGCCACTGCTGGCACAGCCAACAGTGCCCCCTCTGGCTCACCCGGGAACCATGACCCCAGCATGGAGGAGCACCTGGCTGTCATGTATGAGAAGCTGCAGCATGAG CTGCCGAATTTCTTCCTGAAGGTACCTGACTACGGGATCTACTCCCAGGACGTGGAGTTTGTCAACGAGATCCTGCACTTGAGAACTCG gggCCGAGCCATGTACCAGCTGGCACTGACCCTGTGCCGCCTCGTGGCCTGGAACTACTTCGCCAACATGCGGCTGGAGGTGCTGAAGCTGACGCAGCACCCTGAGAACTGGAGCATCCAGGCCCGCTGGCGCATCACGGGGCTCCCCTTCCACGTCCTCATGCTGCGCTTCTACAAGAGGGACAAGAGAGAGCTGTACAG GACCTATGACGCCTATTCCACTTTCTTCTTGGACTCCAGAGGGCTGATCCGCTGTCACCAGATAGACAAG ctgatGCCGTCCCAGCCGCCTGTGGCCAAGGTGAAGAAGCTGCTGGTGGCTGCCCTGGTTGGCTTGGGCCTGTTGGAGCACAGACCTTCCCTGCAGCTGCTCTTATCTGCCCTGGCTGGCAAACAGCAGGGGGCACCAGCGGGCTACAGGGACAGCTGA